One Myxosarcina sp. GI1 genomic window carries:
- a CDS encoding YwqG family protein gives MNYKLNVELSDKLESYRGAIEATIQPYIKIELTDNNNPTLWQSKFGGHPYMPQDFEYPKSYDGKYLYLLAQINFAEIPKIEKLPDKGILQFYLAADLDYYGCDFEEPFKQDEFRVIYFPEVDLEINNLLTDFSFLPKLESKYWLLPFQGCCALKFNLDSSPISPSDYQFDFFNTHNRNNEYYEKLDEYWDKFNSAGHKLLGYPSFTQDDPRRDLSQNEPYILLLQIDSDSNESGCEIVWGDNGIANFFIKRSQLEKLDFTEILYNWDCT, from the coding sequence ATGAACTACAAACTCAACGTCGAACTATCCGATAAATTAGAATCCTATCGTGGTGCTATTGAAGCTACAATCCAACCCTATATCAAAATAGAATTAACCGATAATAATAACCCTACTTTGTGGCAGAGTAAGTTTGGTGGTCATCCTTATATGCCTCAAGATTTTGAGTATCCTAAAAGCTATGATGGCAAATATCTTTATTTACTGGCGCAGATTAATTTTGCAGAGATTCCCAAAATTGAAAAGCTACCAGATAAAGGAATATTACAGTTTTATTTAGCAGCAGATTTAGACTATTACGGTTGTGATTTTGAAGAACCTTTTAAACAAGATGAATTTAGAGTTATATATTTTCCTGAAGTGGATCTGGAAATAAACAATTTATTGACTGATTTTAGTTTCTTGCCAAAACTTGAATCCAAATATTGGCTGTTGCCATTTCAGGGATGTTGTGCGCTTAAATTCAATCTGGATTCTTCTCCAATTAGTCCAAGTGACTATCAATTTGATTTTTTCAATACTCACAATCGTAACAATGAATATTATGAAAAATTAGATGAATATTGGGATAAATTTAATTCTGCTGGACATAAATTGTTAGGATATCCTTCTTTTACACAAGACGATCCACGTCGCGATTTATCTCAAAACGAGCCGTATATTTTATTGTTACAAATAGACAGCGATAGTAATGAAAGCGGATGCGAGATTGTATGGGGTGATAATGGTATTGCTAACTTTTTTATTAAGCGATCGCAACTTGAAAAACTAGATTTTACTGAAATCTTATATAACTGGGATTGCACTTAA
- the dndE gene encoding DNA sulfur modification protein DndE — protein sequence MDSPIERVRLSKTAEDQLNKLKRVTKIKQWNILCRWALCRSLAEPSLPSAVPIKTDSKVEIAWNVFGGEIADILLIALKQRCDRDGLGTDREVLKQQFTLHLHRGIGYLAGDSNIKNIEDLVAIAMKDV from the coding sequence ATGGACAGCCCTATCGAACGCGTTCGCCTATCTAAAACTGCCGAAGACCAATTGAATAAACTCAAGCGCGTTACCAAAATCAAACAGTGGAATATATTGTGTAGATGGGCGTTATGTCGTTCTCTAGCCGAACCAAGCCTGCCTTCTGCGGTACCGATTAAGACCGACAGTAAAGTAGAAATAGCCTGGAACGTGTTTGGGGGAGAAATTGCCGATATTTTGCTAATTGCTCTCAAACAAAGATGCGATCGCGATGGTTTGGGAACAGATCGAGAAGTCCTCAAACAGCAGTTTACCCTGCATCTCCATCGCGGTATCGGTTACTTGGCAGGAGATTCTAACATCAAAAATATCGAAGATTTAGTGGCGATCGCTATGAAGGATGTTTGA
- a CDS encoding DUF3326 domain-containing protein, with the protein MVKPFTVVLIVPTGVGAAIGGYAGDALPVARAIAQISDRLITHPNVLNGAQLYYPQGNTLYVEGYGLDRFAAGDWGLLPVRQNKVGLLLDCGIEPELRLRHLQAADAARATLGLSLSDYVVTDAPLKVELRTASSGASWGTIGNPDSLLRAADKLITQAGAEAIAVVARFPDDEDSPELQNYRYGRGVDCLAGAEAVISHLIVREFQIPAAHAPALMPLPVDPQVSPRAAAEELGYTFLPCVLVGLSRAPQFTDNRTFNSQTIWSDIVDALIIPHTACGGSATLSFSNSPTTKIISVSDNFTQMQTPPEPLGVKTIRVKSYLEALGVLVSMRAGVDFRVFAPSISSLRCLS; encoded by the coding sequence ATTGTGAAGCCTTTTACAGTAGTTTTAATTGTTCCCACGGGAGTAGGAGCGGCAATTGGCGGTTATGCTGGCGATGCTTTGCCAGTAGCCCGCGCCATAGCACAAATAAGCGATCGCCTGATTACCCATCCCAATGTACTTAACGGCGCACAGCTATATTATCCCCAGGGTAATACTCTGTACGTAGAAGGCTATGGACTCGATCGCTTTGCCGCAGGTGACTGGGGGTTACTTCCAGTAAGGCAAAATAAGGTAGGGTTGCTGTTGGATTGCGGTATCGAACCAGAACTACGCCTGCGACACCTGCAAGCTGCCGATGCAGCTAGAGCGACTTTGGGCTTGAGCCTGAGCGATTATGTTGTTACCGACGCTCCTTTAAAAGTAGAATTGCGTACTGCTAGTAGCGGTGCTAGCTGGGGTACTATTGGCAATCCCGATAGTCTATTGAGAGCCGCCGATAAACTAATTACTCAGGCAGGGGCAGAAGCGATCGCTGTCGTGGCTCGATTCCCCGATGATGAAGATAGCCCCGAACTACAAAACTATCGTTATGGAAGAGGAGTAGACTGTTTGGCAGGGGCAGAAGCGGTTATTTCTCATTTAATCGTGCGTGAGTTTCAAATTCCTGCCGCTCACGCTCCCGCTTTAATGCCTTTACCAGTCGATCCTCAAGTTTCGCCCCGTGCTGCCGCTGAAGAACTAGGCTATACCTTTTTACCCTGTGTCTTAGTGGGTTTGAGTCGTGCGCCTCAGTTTACAGACAATCGTACTTTTAATTCCCAAACAATTTGGTCTGATATAGTAGATGCACTAATAATACCTCATACAGCCTGTGGTGGTAGTGCTACCTTGAGCTTTAGTAATTCTCCAACTACCAAAATTATTAGCGTTAGTGACAACTTTACCCAAATGCAAACCCCTCCCGAACCTTTAGGTGTTAAAACCATTAGAGTAAAATCTTATTTGGAGGCATTGGGAGTTTTGGTTTCAATGCGAGCGGGTGTCGATTTTCGAGTTTTCGCGCCCTCTATATCCTCTCTTCGTTGCTTATCATAA
- a CDS encoding Vat family streptogramin A O-acetyltransferase, with amino-acid sequence MQYPDPNNAHPLPKFPQVCFIKNTVSNPNIVIGDFTYYDDPEDSENFERNVLYHFPFIGDKLIIGKFCALSRGIKFIMNGANHLMSGFSTYPFEIFGNGWEQVAPKPDRYPFKGDTVIGNDVWIGYEAVIMPGVKIGDGAIIAAKSIVTKDIQLYTVVGGNPVKVIRQRFSDEIILVLLEICWWNWNIEKITKNLEKIVSADIDALKMCI; translated from the coding sequence ATGCAATATCCCGATCCAAATAATGCTCATCCATTGCCTAAATTTCCCCAGGTTTGTTTTATTAAAAATACTGTCTCCAATCCAAATATCGTTATTGGAGATTTTACCTATTACGACGATCCAGAAGACTCAGAAAACTTCGAGCGCAATGTACTCTATCACTTTCCATTTATTGGGGACAAGCTAATTATTGGTAAATTCTGCGCTTTATCAAGAGGCATAAAGTTTATTATGAATGGTGCAAATCACTTGATGTCTGGGTTTTCTACCTATCCCTTTGAAATTTTTGGCAATGGCTGGGAGCAGGTTGCTCCAAAACCAGATCGGTATCCATTCAAAGGTGATACCGTTATTGGCAATGATGTTTGGATTGGATATGAAGCAGTAATTATGCCTGGAGTAAAAATTGGTGATGGAGCAATTATTGCTGCTAAGTCGATAGTTACTAAAGATATTCAACTTTATACAGTTGTCGGCGGTAATCCAGTAAAAGTTATCCGTCAACGCTTTTCCGATGAAATAATTCTAGTTTTATTGGAAATTTGTTGGTGGAACTGGAATATTGAAAAAATTACCAAAAATTTAGAAAAAATAGTCAGTGCAGATATTGATGCTTTGAAAATGTGTATTTAG
- a CDS encoding HPP family protein — protein MLYSKKNYSARKQTNRSVLKRWKRRFYVLQQSRKHQPKFSWQHILLSYLGSFIGIAVLAYLSVYSSYPLIAAPFGATAVLVFGVPDSPLAQPRNVIGGNLIGALTCVTLVHLFGTAPWVMALAVATTIKLTQLTRTVHPPAGAVALVGVLSNAQWDFILTPALVGSIVIVIVTLVFSNLVPGRPYPKHWL, from the coding sequence ATGCTTTATTCAAAAAAAAATTACTCTGCCAGAAAACAGACTAATCGCTCTGTTTTGAAGCGTTGGAAACGTAGATTTTATGTTTTGCAACAGAGCCGAAAACATCAGCCAAAATTTTCCTGGCAACACATTCTGCTTTCTTATCTTGGTAGTTTTATCGGGATAGCAGTTTTAGCTTATCTTTCAGTTTATAGTTCCTATCCTTTAATTGCCGCGCCTTTTGGTGCAACTGCGGTCTTGGTTTTTGGCGTTCCCGATAGTCCTTTGGCTCAACCACGCAATGTTATTGGAGGTAATTTAATTGGCGCATTGACTTGCGTAACCTTAGTACATTTATTTGGTACGGCACCTTGGGTAATGGCTCTAGCAGTAGCTACCACGATTAAATTAACTCAATTGACCAGAACCGTACATCCTCCAGCAGGTGCCGTTGCTTTAGTAGGAGTTTTAAGTAATGCACAGTGGGACTTTATTTTGACTCCTGCTTTAGTGGGATCGATTGTCATTGTAATTGTTACTTTAGTCTTTAGTAATTTAGTTCCTGGCAGACCCTATCCCAAACACTGGCTTTAA
- the hrcA gene encoding heat-inducible transcriptional repressor HrcA gives MAHLPDLSTRYQNILKATVKHYIATAEPVGSKTLAEEYDLNVSSATIRNAMGRLENAGLLYQPHVSAGRIPSDSGYRIYVDRLLVRDENIGKIIAQFLQHELQSEKGSFEALLQRATKILAALSGYIALITFPQKLNTTLHHLQLVRVASGQIMLIVVTDSYHTQSLLIESPFKNEAAIDEEAIAGELQILSNFLNQQLKGQSLDKIITIDWQEIDRQFACYTGFLKKLAATIQHSLQPSTFNPIAIHGVAEILRQPEFSQLDQVQTLLYLLEEEQEQLLPVIFSISDLERQLQKVKIVIGAENPLEPMQICTLVSANYYQDNIPIGSVGVIGPTRMLYENAIALVESTADYLSDTFK, from the coding sequence ATGGCTCATTTACCCGATCTGAGTACGAGATATCAGAACATACTCAAAGCCACAGTAAAACACTATATTGCTACTGCCGAACCAGTAGGGTCTAAAACTCTAGCTGAAGAATACGACTTGAATGTGAGTTCGGCAACCATTCGCAATGCAATGGGACGTTTGGAGAATGCGGGGCTATTATATCAGCCTCACGTTTCGGCAGGGCGTATTCCTTCCGATTCTGGCTATCGCATTTATGTCGATCGCCTGCTAGTTCGCGATGAAAACATCGGCAAAATTATCGCTCAATTTTTACAGCACGAGCTTCAGTCAGAAAAAGGCAGTTTTGAAGCTTTGCTGCAAAGAGCTACTAAAATTTTAGCAGCTTTAAGCGGTTATATTGCTCTGATTACTTTTCCCCAAAAACTTAATACTACTTTACATCACTTACAGTTAGTGCGAGTTGCTTCGGGTCAGATAATGCTGATTGTCGTAACAGATTCTTATCATACCCAGTCGCTTTTAATTGAATCTCCATTTAAAAATGAAGCAGCGATCGACGAAGAGGCGATCGCAGGAGAGTTACAAATCTTATCTAATTTTCTCAATCAACAATTAAAGGGGCAGTCATTAGACAAAATTATCACTATAGACTGGCAAGAAATCGATCGCCAATTTGCTTGCTATACTGGTTTTCTCAAAAAACTGGCAGCAACGATCCAGCATTCGCTTCAACCTTCAACATTTAACCCCATTGCCATTCATGGAGTTGCAGAAATTTTGCGCCAGCCTGAATTTTCTCAACTAGACCAGGTTCAAACTTTACTTTATCTGCTAGAAGAAGAACAGGAGCAGCTTTTACCCGTTATTTTCTCTATTTCCGACTTAGAACGGCAACTACAGAAAGTTAAGATCGTAATTGGCGCGGAAAACCCCCTCGAACCGATGCAAATCTGTACTTTGGTATCGGCAAACTACTATCAAGATAATATACCGATTGGCAGTGTGGGGGTCATTGGTCCGACGCGAATGCTCTATGAAAATGCGATCGCTCTAGTAGAAAGTACTGCCGACTATCTTTCCGATACTTTTAAGTAA
- a CDS encoding M48 family metallopeptidase has translation MKSLNLFLVILSIVSAPGTALAQGGLQNLDLPATRTEKVETENSAREENEEVNNNDSGGKPIETPETSKEQTSEVTTSDKPSPEEIARLEKLAAADKLYLQGNKAEAATLYREAKEPWEQEIKHNDEILEAIYDPAKLSPGGKVYWRNYQQGKKQQLESKIFSSLELLIAQQPEFIPGYTEYAKVLTQYDREPEALQILEQATNLYPSDSKLLKAKMQADVAAEKWLEASIAARQFALFNPNSPKAEEFTQLADKYLEEYKSELRSDMTWNAVGNVIAGAAGFALTGNLFGPISAIETTVLMLRGESAVGEGFAKQVQKQIPMLENEEVLNYVRKVGSNIAEVAGRDDFEYEFYVIMDDRLNAFALPGGKVFVNAGAIMNTDTEAELAGLLAHEVSHAALSHGFQLVTKGNFTANVVQYVPYVGSTATNLIVLDYSRGMERQADIFGTRILVAAGYAADGVRNLMAKLDEINKAEDNPHPPAWLSTHPDSEDRISYMENLIVDRNLNRYAYEGVTKHQEMKAKVTSLWQEFLQEKCSDKKERGVTVDEEKCKGIKIKEEVDNDEKETEE, from the coding sequence ATGAAGTCTTTAAATTTATTTCTAGTTATTTTAAGTATTGTCTCTGCTCCTGGTACTGCTCTAGCTCAAGGTGGTTTACAAAATTTAGATTTGCCAGCTACTCGTACAGAAAAGGTAGAAACAGAGAATTCTGCTCGAGAGGAGAACGAAGAAGTTAATAACAATGACTCTGGCGGTAAACCGATAGAAACACCCGAAACATCTAAAGAGCAAACTTCGGAAGTTACTACCTCCGATAAGCCTAGCCCAGAAGAAATTGCTCGTTTAGAAAAATTAGCCGCAGCAGATAAACTTTACCTTCAAGGAAACAAAGCCGAAGCAGCAACTTTGTATCGAGAAGCTAAAGAACCTTGGGAACAGGAAATCAAACATAATGATGAAATACTAGAAGCAATTTACGATCCTGCCAAACTAAGTCCTGGAGGCAAAGTTTATTGGCGCAATTATCAACAGGGCAAAAAACAGCAGTTAGAAAGTAAAATTTTTAGTTCTTTAGAACTATTAATCGCTCAACAGCCAGAATTTATTCCTGGTTACACCGAGTATGCCAAAGTTTTAACTCAATATGACAGAGAACCAGAAGCTTTACAAATATTAGAGCAAGCCACCAATTTATATCCCAGCGATTCAAAACTGCTTAAAGCCAAAATGCAGGCTGATGTCGCTGCCGAAAAGTGGTTGGAAGCATCAATTGCGGCGCGGCAGTTTGCCTTATTCAATCCCAATAGTCCTAAAGCCGAGGAATTTACTCAACTAGCAGACAAATACCTAGAAGAATATAAGAGTGAGTTACGTTCGGACATGACTTGGAATGCCGTTGGCAACGTTATCGCAGGAGCGGCAGGTTTTGCGTTAACGGGCAACTTATTTGGACCTATTTCGGCAATTGAAACCACCGTATTAATGTTGAGAGGAGAATCAGCGGTTGGGGAAGGTTTTGCCAAACAGGTTCAGAAGCAAATTCCCATGCTGGAGAATGAAGAAGTATTGAATTACGTGCGGAAAGTTGGTAGTAATATTGCTGAAGTTGCAGGTAGAGATGATTTTGAGTACGAATTTTATGTGATTATGGACGATCGCCTCAATGCCTTTGCCCTGCCAGGAGGTAAAGTATTTGTTAATGCTGGTGCGATTATGAACACGGATACCGAAGCGGAACTGGCAGGTTTACTCGCTCACGAAGTCTCTCATGCAGCCTTATCTCATGGTTTTCAGTTAGTTACCAAAGGTAATTTCACCGCCAATGTGGTGCAATACGTTCCCTATGTAGGCAGCACGGCTACCAATCTTATAGTTCTCGACTACAGCAGGGGTATGGAAAGACAAGCAGATATTTTTGGTACGAGAATTTTGGTTGCGGCTGGCTATGCTGCCGATGGTGTCCGCAATTTAATGGCTAAACTAGATGAAATCAATAAAGCAGAGGATAATCCTCATCCTCCCGCCTGGCTATCGACTCACCCCGACAGCGAAGACAGAATTAGCTATATGGAAAATTTGATTGTCGATCGCAATTTAAATCGTTATGCCTATGAGGGGGTAACCAAACATCAGGAAATGAAAGCAAAAGTTACCAGTCTCTGGCAAGAGTTCTTACAAGAAAAATGTAGCGATAAAAAAGAGCGCGGCGTAACTGTCGATGAAGAAAAATGTAAGGGAATAAAAATTAAAGAAGAAGTAGATAATGATGAGAAAGAAACCGAAGAATAA
- a CDS encoding DUF3352 domain-containing protein produces the protein MKPRSFFTILTTGAIAVFVVAAVGFFWIIGRSPLSLLGGGVVAYPQAALFISKQAPAAISLLVNPEKLDALRQLSVPISKRRQSRLEWDELKTNLLAQTGLDYRRDIKPWLGEEITLAITSLDYDRNPNNGVQPGYLLATATKDTELAKEFLQISLSEGAISESIDLAYEKYKGVNIIYQRSLAPEANPSIWANAVVGDFVLFANHPEVLRQAINNAQAIDLSLARADFYQTALETIYQPRIGLAYLNLPGVSAWLDKAAVPQTTEKQTLTVTLAVKRAGVAAETALIGVKNESDRTPALSEPVTALSYLPANNVVAVAGTNLDDFWQKIQAGLNPQSPLAQLANQIIASIETPLKIDLAEDIFSWVKGEYALALLSSPENSSGWLFVAENTASEDITEAIAHLDSLARQQGLSVGEFPVGDTNVTAWTRLKTASKPNSVSLNAEVRGAHAVTDNYVILADSLETVALALDSRNSFLSNPEFQKIVASLPSENDGYVYVNYADGKAFLERELPIIKAIELSAQSLLAHIKAIALSSQGSKAGVRRATVVFELENS, from the coding sequence ATGAAACCTCGTTCTTTTTTTACGATTTTAACCACAGGTGCGATCGCGGTATTTGTGGTTGCGGCTGTAGGTTTTTTCTGGATAATCGGTCGTAGTCCTCTCAGTCTATTGGGTGGTGGGGTAGTAGCATATCCCCAGGCAGCACTTTTTATATCCAAACAGGCTCCTGCGGCTATATCATTATTGGTCAATCCCGAAAAGCTCGATGCGCTACGCCAGCTATCGGTGCCGATAAGCAAGAGAAGACAATCACGTTTGGAATGGGACGAGTTAAAAACCAATTTACTGGCGCAAACGGGATTGGACTATCGGCGAGATATCAAACCCTGGTTGGGAGAAGAAATTACCCTGGCAATTACTTCTCTAGATTACGATCGCAACCCCAATAACGGCGTACAGCCTGGATATTTATTGGCTACTGCTACTAAAGATACGGAATTAGCTAAAGAATTTTTACAAATCTCTCTTTCTGAAGGTGCAATTTCCGAATCGATCGATTTAGCCTACGAAAAATACAAGGGAGTTAATATAATTTATCAACGTTCTCTAGCTCCCGAAGCCAATCCTAGCATTTGGGCAAATGCCGTAGTGGGTGATTTTGTGCTGTTTGCCAATCATCCCGAAGTCTTGCGACAAGCGATTAACAATGCCCAGGCTATAGATTTAAGTTTAGCAAGAGCCGATTTTTACCAAACTGCCCTTGAAACTATCTATCAGCCTCGTATTGGGCTAGCATATCTCAATCTTCCAGGAGTATCGGCATGGTTGGATAAAGCAGCAGTTCCTCAAACTACAGAAAAACAAACCCTAACAGTAACTCTGGCAGTCAAACGAGCGGGTGTAGCAGCCGAAACCGCTTTAATTGGAGTCAAAAACGAAAGCGATCGCACACCTGCTTTGAGCGAACCCGTAACCGCTCTATCCTATCTTCCTGCTAATAATGTTGTCGCAGTTGCAGGAACTAACTTAGACGACTTTTGGCAAAAAATTCAGGCGGGTTTAAACCCACAAAGCCCACTCGCACAGTTAGCCAATCAAATTATCGCCAGTATCGAAACTCCCTTAAAAATCGATCTGGCAGAAGATATTTTTTCCTGGGTAAAAGGTGAATATGCCTTAGCTTTGTTATCTTCTCCCGAAAATAGTTCGGGCTGGCTGTTTGTTGCCGAAAATACCGCCAGTGAAGATATTACTGAAGCGATCGCCCATTTAGACAGTCTCGCCAGACAGCAGGGTTTGAGCGTCGGGGAGTTTCCCGTAGGGGATACAAATGTTACCGCCTGGACGAGATTGAAAACCGCCTCCAAACCAAACTCTGTCAGTCTCAATGCCGAAGTTAGAGGAGCGCACGCCGTCACCGATAATTATGTGATTCTGGCAGACTCTTTAGAAACAGTTGCCCTAGCTTTAGATAGTCGAAATTCTTTTTTATCTAACCCAGAATTTCAAAAAATCGTCGCTTCTTTACCTAGCGAAAATGATGGCTATGTTTATGTCAACTATGCCGACGGCAAAGCGTTTTTAGAAAGAGAGTTACCCATAATTAAAGCGATCGAACTATCGGCACAGTCTTTACTGGCTCACATCAAAGCGATCGCTCTTAGTAGTCAGGGAAGTAAAGCGGGAGTGCGTCGGGCTACTGTAGTGTTTGAGTTGGAAAATAGTTAA
- a CDS encoding CPBP family intramembrane glutamic endopeptidase, with translation MANSNSPEIEPLSRTQILVVMGVTAIILLTIVKVWQKFSSVRLLPVEFNSQALLWGLGTAASIIISSSIIYRIWPAYRRSAEAYLKLIIKPLIWGDLIWLGLLPGLSEELLFRGMMLPAFGFNWTALIVSSLLFGVLHLSGASQWSYVVWATVVGFVLGYCTLITGNLLVPIIAHVITNFLSSCLWKVNYGKQAMEGE, from the coding sequence GTGGCAAATTCAAACAGTCCCGAAATAGAACCCCTTAGCCGAACTCAAATTTTAGTTGTCATGGGAGTGACAGCAATTATTTTGCTGACAATCGTTAAAGTATGGCAGAAATTTAGCTCGGTTCGACTACTGCCAGTAGAGTTTAACTCTCAAGCTCTGTTATGGGGTTTAGGCACGGCAGCAAGTATTATTATCAGTAGCAGCATAATCTATCGTATTTGGCCTGCCTATCGTCGGAGTGCTGAAGCTTACCTGAAGTTAATCATCAAACCATTGATTTGGGGAGATTTAATCTGGTTGGGATTATTACCTGGTTTAAGCGAAGAATTATTGTTTCGCGGTATGATGCTTCCTGCTTTCGGCTTTAATTGGACGGCACTAATAGTTTCAAGCCTGTTATTTGGCGTTCTGCACCTTAGTGGTGCCAGTCAGTGGTCTTATGTAGTCTGGGCGACTGTAGTTGGTTTTGTTTTGGGCTACTGTACTCTGATTACAGGAAATCTTTTGGTGCCAATAATAGCTCACGTAATTACTAATTTTCTTTCTAGCTGTTTATGGAAAGTTAATTACGGCAAGCAGGCAATGGAAGGGGAATAG
- a CDS encoding rhodanese-like domain-containing protein, giving the protein MFYSSPIPEIDVDDLALRMADADQNLQLIDVRERNEVAIACIPQFEVLPLSEFERWSDSILTRLNPEAETIVMCHHGMRSAQLCQWLIARGFNNVKNVAGGIDAYSQAVDSTIPRY; this is encoded by the coding sequence ATGTTTTATAGTTCTCCAATCCCAGAAATAGATGTTGATGATTTGGCATTACGTATGGCAGATGCAGACCAAAATTTGCAGCTTATTGATGTCAGAGAACGAAATGAAGTGGCGATCGCCTGTATTCCTCAATTTGAAGTGCTACCATTGAGCGAATTCGAGCGATGGTCGGATAGTATTCTTACCCGTCTTAACCCTGAAGCCGAAACCATTGTTATGTGCCATCATGGAATGCGATCGGCTCAATTATGCCAGTGGTTAATAGCTAGAGGTTTTAACAATGTTAAAAATGTTGCCGGGGGAATCGATGCTTATTCTCAGGCGGTCGATTCGACTATTCCTCGCTATTAG
- a CDS encoding methylated-DNA--[protein]-cysteine S-methyltransferase — translation MKFSLDKTFSDRETYELIAKAIAFMRQNHCQQPDLETIAQQVNLSKYHFQRLFTQWAGISPKRFSQYLTVEYAKAQIAKTKNILELTLDAGLSSPGRLHDLFVNLEAMSPGEFKTKGKGLQIRYGIHDTPFGICLIAKTTRGICNLHFYDSVDETVAENCLLGEWTNAELIYDSQATKETIDRIFQPTEVEGSALILHVKGTNFQIQVWRALLKIPLGSIATYRGLATLINRPNAARAVGNAIGKNPVGYLIPCHRVIRESGEMGGYRWGTERKSALLAWEASQNKSLK, via the coding sequence ATGAAATTCTCCTTAGACAAAACATTTAGCGACCGCGAAACTTATGAACTTATTGCTAAAGCAATTGCTTTTATGCGCCAAAATCATTGCCAACAGCCCGATCTAGAAACTATTGCCCAACAAGTAAACCTTAGTAAGTATCATTTTCAAAGATTGTTTACTCAATGGGCTGGCATTAGCCCAAAGCGTTTTTCGCAATATCTCACGGTGGAATATGCCAAAGCCCAAATAGCTAAAACAAAAAATATTTTGGAGTTAACCTTAGATGCTGGTTTGTCAAGTCCAGGGCGATTACACGATTTGTTTGTCAATCTAGAGGCTATGTCGCCTGGTGAATTTAAGACGAAAGGCAAAGGACTGCAAATACGGTATGGAATCCACGATACTCCTTTTGGTATTTGTCTTATTGCTAAAACAACTCGTGGCATCTGTAATTTGCATTTTTATGACTCAGTTGATGAGACGGTAGCCGAAAATTGTCTTCTCGGGGAATGGACTAATGCAGAACTTATCTACGATTCACAAGCAACAAAAGAAACTATCGATCGCATTTTTCAGCCTACTGAGGTTGAAGGATCGGCTTTGATTCTTCATGTCAAAGGAACTAATTTTCAGATTCAAGTTTGGCGAGCACTTTTAAAAATTCCTTTGGGTAGTATTGCTACATATCGAGGACTAGCAACATTAATCAACCGACCAAATGCTGCCAGAGCAGTTGGTAATGCCATAGGAAAAAATCCTGTTGGCTATCTAATTCCCTGTCATCGAGTAATTAGAGAGTCGGGCGAGATGGGTGGCTATAGATGGGGAACCGAAAGAAAGTCAGCTTTATTAGCCTGGGAAGCCAGTCAAAACAAAAGTTTGAAGTAG